Below is a genomic region from Thunnus albacares chromosome 4, fThuAlb1.1, whole genome shotgun sequence.
GACAATATGTGGTCCTGCTCCCAGTTTAGGGCTTTTCTGCAGCGGCAGGGCCATGGGGCAGAGTGGGAGTCAGTGGTGGTCCCAGGCATGCAGCAAGCTATAGTGCGTGTCCTGCAGACAGCCCAGGACCTGGTAGAGCCCCGCAAGGCAAGTTTTGAGCTCTTCGGAGCTGATTTTATGTTGGGCAGAGATCTGAGACCTTGGCTCCTGGAGATCAATGCCAGTCCAACTATGGCTTGTTCCACTGCTGTGACTGCTCGCCTTTGTCCTGCTGTGCAGCTGGACACACTGAGGGTTGTGCTCGACCGACGGACCGATCCCAGTGCTTACACAGGAGGCTTCCAGCTAATCTACAAACAGGTTGGAATGTTTTATGCATCTCACCTAGAGGCAACGGGTATTTATTTCAAGGATGATTCTGCTGAGGAATAGATTATACAccatttgtgtttcattttatcaCCCTCCCAGGCTGCAGTTGAAGTTCCACAGTATGTGGGAGTGAACCTGTTGGTGGAAGGAGCACCCATAAGGCGATCCAGACCTCCactacaaagacaaacagttaTTTCTAACACACCTCTCGCTGTCCAGTTCCCATCAGAACACTTGTCTTCAGAGGAGGTTGAAACCACACATAAGCCATCAGGTCAGAAGTCCTGTGCAGTCTCTGCTTTTCGCCGTTCAGGCAAGGAGAACCGAGCtgttggagagaaaaagaggcagCTGACATCAGATTCTCCAAAGAGGGAGCATGAGGGGAGAACAGAGGTTCAGAATACCTCTTGTGTTCACAGATCCTGCCGCAGTCTGGTGTCTGAACAGCCTCTGATCATACACACTGAACCATGGAGGAAAGCACGACGTTTGGGTCTGAGTCTCAATGGGGCAACTCTGGTCCCACGGAGCCTTTCCTTTTCCCTCAGCCCCCCTCACAGCTTTTCAGATTGTAAAACCCAAATCAAACCAGGCCATCGATCACATATCTCTAGATCCTTCCTCCCCCTGGCAGCTTCTGAGCCTCAGCACAGGACTTCTACCCGGctctttccttccctccagGGTCAGCTCCCTACCCTGGAGGTCTTTAGCTTGCGACCAAACATTGTGGCAGGAACTGTTGCCTGTCGTAATCCAACCTTTTTCTCTCATTCCAGCGTCCACAGGCATCAGTTATTCCTCCACTCTTATAGGCAAACTGTGACCAAATGTAAAGGAGACTGCACAGGAACAGGACACAAACACTAGTGTGAGCATGTTAAGGGCAAAGAGAGGAAAGTCTATGCAGGGCAACAGAGTTTAGGAGGTTTTGTCAGCAATGATGTcgttattaatttatatttcagCAGATTGAAAGCCTGGACAACATATTACCCTTATTCGCAAAACATTAAAGCCCCTGTGTGTAGAATAGTGTTTTTATGAGATTATATCATTGTTTAAATGATTGTGGTGACAAAAGATTTTGTAGAAAGATTgtagaaaaatgacacaatctTGGTGAAATGAGACATTTTCAAATCCCACACATAGGGGctttaaatatacaatatatgggTAAATATGGGTACTTTTACCTCATGTTCAGAGTAAAGTGAgacacatacaatatattttaatgcTAAATTTGAATAATGTCTTATTCTAAATATATGTAGATatgttttatgattattatctTATGAATATAACTACAATCACTGTTGTGTTGAAGttcatttatattaaaacaaataagcaaaaacagctcattCAAACATGTCTCTAATGTGGTGGGTATTCTAAGGTGAGTGGGCAGAAAATAATGTAGTGAAATGATCACTGGTTCCATCTTTTTGGGAAAACTGGCAACAGGATGGAGGTATTTTAGCCCACCAGCAGGTGGCAACAAAAGCCCAATGATTAAAGTCTTGCTGAAAGAATAGGCAGCCCTTCTCCATTTGTTGCTTCATTTTGAGCAATACCTGGTTCATTTGGTCTTTTAGCCTAATAATTGCCACATATTTCACCATATAAATGTAATGCACAGTTTTTGGTgatatttttgcctttattggatagaTTCATagaaatagaaacagagaggaaacactgggggagggagagacaggtATGACAAGCAACAAAGGTCAAACAGAGATATTATGGTTATATATTATGTGTCTTAACCACTACGCCTCCAGGACACCCCAACTGctgaaataaatatcaaaatcataGTTTAACTATTGCAAAATGTCAAATGGGTAGGCTGCACCTCTAAAATTAGTTTGCAAATGATGTCTCATGGCAGCAACAAAAATGCAACTCCCACTTGAACAACTGAATTCAACTGAACTTCAAGAGAATCAGTTTAGCGGGAACTAATGACGTTTAGGTTGCCGTTCATGGCCTTGCACTTCAGTTTATACAAAACCTTTCGTGTAGAATGAAATAACACTCCTACAGCTCAGACAAAAATGATAGtggaaacaataataatatgtggTTTCTGTAGTTGAACATTGACACTGGGCTGGGCCTGTGTAGACATGCAAACATGTTGATATCTGCAGTATGAGATAACATGTGACTGTAAGTACTATCACACAGCTGTAAAATGCTCACAGAATGCAGTACATAGTTGTGATTTATGCTTCTACATGTTTTAAGGGACTTCTCCAGTATGAATGGTAGGATGTGAAACTGGCATTTCATAATGCATACAGTCATATGATACAATCATACAGTCAATAAGACATGAGGAGATGTCATCCTGTCAGGCTGTTGACATGATGCAGATGGATCCTGATTATTGCCTCAGGAGATTAACCGAAACCGTTTACAATCATGTGTGTTTACTTGTTGTTGTATTAGCGGGCACAGACGGTCAACCAGCAGGAGATCTGGGCTACAGATCTGCCATTATATAAGTGTTCCCTGTCATATGAATGTTGCGGTGCCATAAAAGAACAAAATCTGAACAGATTGTATTTCATTACTAGAtgtgttcacacacactctccttctttctcacacacatatagtcAAAGCCATTTTCCACgggaaaaaaatactttattaatacacttatataatgtatatcaacatttatagacaaaatatGTACATCAAACATCTTTCATGTAGGtcccaaaatataaaatctcAAGTACCTCTTTCTATAGAAAACTAGTCTTCTGGTAAAACGTTTACATTCACTTCTCTTCTCCTCACTCCTTTGACTCCAGTATTCATATGTAGTACAGAGAATAAACATCTGAGATTTATTAGCTTTTCACAAGTAAAAGGCAACAGCAAGAACAAACACCAGGTTTGACttgagcagaaacagatgtTGAGTATGCAGACCAGGTCCAGCACAgtgctacagtatgtacacagtTTCTGAGTACACAAACGTACAATTGTCCACACTCTGCCCTCCTATCTCTGCGGACAGAGTGCAAGAACGGGTatcaaaaatagaaatgtacaAGAAGTCTATGAACAATAATTACAGAAAATCCATCTcaactgtctgtgtttgtcattGAATAACAAGACTTCTCATTCAGCGTGGTCATGTGGTGGGCCGTTCCTTCATCCACCCATGGGTGTACCCATACTCTTGTCTGTACACACTTGAGGAAACCCTTGGATGTTATGGTGCCAGTCATCATAGTGATCTGGTTCAAAGGGCATTTTAAGTGATGAATATGGTGACCTACAGGACACAGGCGACAAACTTTGGGTGACGTATTACTGCTAACATCTGGTGCAATGATTTTCTAGAGTACAAATATGGCGTGTCACTATCGCAACAGCTACAAGTGAGATGCATCAGTGTCATCGGCGTTTATACTTTAACAGCAGCATctgaaacatttctttctttacattcaaccaagtgtatgtgtgtgtgtgtgtgtgtgtgtgtgtgtgtgtgtgtgtgtgtgtgtgtgtgtgcagggcaGGTCCAGTTTATATGATATATTTGCACTGAGTATTACCACTGAGCATTAAACATTCAAACTTTGCATTCCTCCAATGTGGATGGATGCTGCCAAccctcccaccccaccccaccccgaCCCCCTTATCATCTCTACAAGTCCACTTGTTTACTGTTTGACCTCCGGGCTgaggaacagaggagaaaaatgagGATGGATAATGGAACGACTCAGTCATGTTCTCCCTCCTACTAtggtctctgctgctggatGCTAGCAAAGGACCATCTCGTCAACCCTATTCTCTCATCTCTCAGTCTTTGGTTTCCAGGTTGAGGGGTGGTACCTGCTTTAGTGCCTGAAGGAGGGCAGGGGAGTCCATGGGGGTTTGAGATATGGCTGGGGCTGGAGAGCCTCCTCTGGGAGACAACACGAGCTGAGGTGGTGGCGGTCTTTCGCTGGACATGGCGGGTGCTGCACCTCCCATGCCAGGGTACAGCATGGGCACAGCTCCTGGATACCAGCATTTCTCCAGCATTGGCAGGTAGGCGGCAGCAGAGGGTGGAATGAGGTAGAAAGGCATGCAGAGGGGATGTGGAGGAGGTGGATGGTTGGGGGATACACTCATGTAACTACCGTAACCACTAGAGGATGACGAAGTGGATGACTCTCCACCTGAGAGCAGCTCATCCTCAGATGATTCCACCCGGGGTCGTTTGTGGCGCGGCTCATCGTCCTCCTGCTTGATGCCGGAGCCCTGCCTCTCACCCAGCGCTCGCTTCAGCTGGCTCTCCTGACTGTAGTAATCTGGACGTCCCTGTGACACCCCTGACTCATTCTTCTCCAACTCTCCTCCATAGCCGCTGTCTGTATCCGTATCACTGCCACTCTGCTCCCCACTCTGTGGAGCGTACGCCCGCTGGATGACAGGCACACAGTTCCTCCCATAGCCCTCACTGGGTTTAGGGGGTAAGCTGGTGGGGATCTCCTTGTGAGGTTGGTGCTGGTGGTAGGCAGGAATTTCCTCAGGTCGAGGGCTGAGAGGAGTGCGGGGTCGGACCGGACTTTGCAGCACCTCTGCAGCTAACTTGTGAAGGTGACTGATCACGTGGGACGGTGTGAAATCTCCTTCAGTCTCATGACTGGTTAGATATTGAAGGATCTCCTTGGCACACATGTGGAAGCCAGAGCGGAACATCTCCTCTGACTTCTCCTGACTGACGGGAGGCTGCTCTGTAAACACAAGAAGAAACCAAAGTCAGAAAACCTATAACTTTACTACATGTGAGATTTTTAGTTCCTTTTTCAGCAGCTATGGCTATATTTATAGTCACTTATTTGTCTGTAGTTCAGCATAATCTGGTCACTGTGTAGTCATCATAGTAATTTGCATTCTGTCCGACAAAACCATCTTGATTCACATGTACATCTGTGTGCTGGGGTGTTATTTCCACTGGGGACAGGGAGGTACATGTTTCCCACTCTTTTCAAAATTTTGTGCCCCCTTTCtttcaaaatctttttattattattttttttaacggCAAAAATCATTTGGCCAGCCATCAGATTCTGGCTGTGAATGTGAATTGAGCTGCTGATTGTAAGGCCCTGATATACCCCAAAAAACTGCCATGTATGAGTAGCAGACTCAGACAGCCTGCCTACATGGTTCTATAGTGCATTTTGGTGTCTGTGGACATGGACGTGTTGcacatttgaaaaattactCACTGAATGAGCAAGCGGCAGCTCATAAAAATGAAACGCCAACAGCAGCAGTTAAATTTAATGttaagaaagaaaggaaatgtgAGTTGGTGGATTATAGGTTATGGGTTAAACAATACAGAAAGTATGACAGCTTTTTCTTATGCATATTTAGTGCTATTCTGGCAGAATTTAGCATGATGACCAACTTAATTATTTCCTGGATTTTGTATTGGTTACCGTAGTACCTAAATGTAcatagaaatgcaggaaatggaattcaaattgcaattttttttttttttggggggggggttattgTGTCCTCCCCACTTTTCAAACCAAAGTTACGcccttgtctgtgtgtgtgtacagtgagTGATCTGCAGCTCACCAATTTGCATGCCGTTCTGCAGAGCGAGGATCTTCTGCTGTTGTTGCtccagaagagaggagagggctTTCACATGCTTGAGCGTAAGCTCTAAAACCACAGCCTTCTCCAGATGGCCAAGAGTCTGTAGGAGACACATACTGTCAGCACATCCTCACCTCTTACATAACACATACGAACTAAGCTTTACTACCCATGTACACGGCTgtcacacatcatcatcatcagcaatGCAACAGTTGCAACGGGCAGTAAACATGTTCTTaagaaatgtttaatattatatGGAAagatataaattataaatgttaatacgTGACAGAAGACACATCCTCTTTAAGTCAACTATGAGCTGTCACTCACTGACTGCTGACGCACTAAGAACAGAAGATGCAATACCACTGAGCAGCCACTTGATGGTGCCTGCCACTACATATAGTGAATCACATTATATTTCCCAGCTACAGCATGAACTTACCGTGAGTTTCAGGTGCTCTGGCAATAAATCTTTCAATTGAGCGATGCACTCGTTTATCCGGTCACGCCTTTTCTTTTCAATAAGTCTGTGAGGAAGCTTGTAGGTTTCCTGCAAGAATAAACACCATTGTTAGGTGAATTCAGCTGATCTGAGAGCACACAGCTAGTTCTTTATGATCAGAGGCTGTTACGCCGATAGGGAGGACTCCAGGAGTTATGTCATAGCAGAAAT
It encodes:
- the LOC122980269 gene encoding class E basic helix-loop-helix protein 40-like codes for the protein MERIPSAQPPPLSKHQADLSDVQGMDFPMYVYKPRRGMKRGEESKETYKLPHRLIEKKRRDRINECIAQLKDLLPEHLKLTTLGHLEKAVVLELTLKHVKALSSLLEQQQQKILALQNGMQIEQPPVSQEKSEEMFRSGFHMCAKEILQYLTSHETEGDFTPSHVISHLHKLAAEVLQSPVRPRTPLSPRPEEIPAYHQHQPHKEIPTSLPPKPSEGYGRNCVPVIQRAYAPQSGEQSGSDTDTDSGYGGELEKNESGVSQGRPDYYSQESQLKRALGERQGSGIKQEDDEPRHKRPRVESSEDELLSGGESSTSSSSSGYGSYMSVSPNHPPPPHPLCMPFYLIPPSAAAYLPMLEKCWYPGAVPMLYPGMGGAAPAMSSERPPPPQLVLSPRGGSPAPAISQTPMDSPALLQALKQVPPLNLETKD